A single genomic interval of Rosistilla ulvae harbors:
- a CDS encoding FAD-dependent oxidoreductase, translating to MSDTIEKTVIIGSGPAGWSAAIYAARANLNPVVYEGTVRPEMIPLGQLAFTTEVENFAGFPAGNIRAFVESAVDKSRHWNLPPAPAGHEKDGQPHYAVQGVELMELMKQQALNFGTRVVSDDIASVDFSGDVHTLTAGNGDTVKAHTVIIATGARANYMGLESEDAYKNKGVSACAVCDGALPIYRSKPLAVVGGGDSAVEEATYLANLKGADTIYLIVRRDEMRASKVMQERALNHPNIEMCWNTVVDEVLGDGKLVNGLRLRSTADDSTRELKVGGMFVAIGHTPNTAFLDGAVTMNDKGYIQWTKPFRTNTNVEGVFAAGDVADDYYRQAITSAGTGCMAALDAERYLAEK from the coding sequence GTGTCGGACACGATTGAAAAAACCGTTATTATCGGCAGCGGACCGGCTGGATGGTCGGCTGCAATTTACGCAGCCCGCGCCAATTTGAATCCTGTCGTTTACGAAGGAACCGTCCGTCCGGAAATGATTCCGCTGGGACAACTGGCCTTTACCACCGAAGTCGAAAATTTTGCAGGCTTCCCGGCCGGTAACATCCGCGCGTTCGTCGAATCAGCTGTCGACAAGTCGCGGCACTGGAACCTGCCCCCCGCTCCCGCTGGCCACGAGAAAGATGGCCAACCGCACTACGCGGTTCAAGGCGTCGAACTGATGGAGCTGATGAAGCAGCAGGCCCTCAACTTCGGCACCCGCGTCGTCAGCGACGATATCGCCAGCGTCGACTTCTCCGGCGACGTCCACACCCTGACCGCTGGCAATGGCGACACCGTCAAAGCTCATACAGTGATCATCGCAACCGGAGCCCGAGCTAACTACATGGGGCTCGAATCCGAAGACGCTTACAAGAACAAAGGTGTCAGCGCGTGTGCGGTCTGCGACGGCGCATTGCCAATCTACCGCAGCAAACCCCTGGCCGTTGTTGGCGGTGGCGATTCGGCGGTCGAAGAAGCGACCTACCTGGCCAATCTCAAAGGAGCCGACACGATCTATCTGATCGTCCGTCGCGATGAGATGCGGGCGTCGAAGGTGATGCAAGAGCGAGCTCTGAACCACCCCAACATCGAGATGTGCTGGAACACAGTTGTCGACGAAGTCCTCGGCGATGGCAAGCTCGTCAACGGCCTGCGATTGCGCAGCACCGCTGACGATTCGACGCGAGAGCTGAAGGTTGGCGGGATGTTTGTCGCGATCGGGCACACCCCCAATACCGCCTTCCTCGACGGCGCGGTGACGATGAACGACAAGGGCTACATCCAGTGGACCAAGCCGTTCCGAACAAACACCAACGTCGAAGGTGTCTTTGCCGCCGGCGACGTCGCCGACGACTACTATCGCC
- a CDS encoding adenylosuccinate synthase → MPGTCVIGLQWGDEAKGKLVDLLAKDYEMVVRYAGGANAGHTVVCGDETYKLHHIPSGILHPAVQNMITPGVVINPTTLLEEIDGLAGRGVRCADNMRISERAHLVMPWHMIEDRIINEHRGVGNESIGTTNRGIGPCYRDKVGRTHAIRMTDLMQADRDERIAAVAQQKYRILEGLGASADELASIEPSKVAAVAAGWADRLRELTGDTTEPVLAACEANRKVLFEGAQGALLDIDHGTYPFVTSSNASGVGVCAGAGVPPRWINEVVGVCKAYSTRVGGGPFPTELHDDVGEQIRKLGNEYGTTTGRPRRCGWLDAVALRYTARLSGVSRLSLMMMDVLSHLDEIKICVAYEIDGKQTKHFPCHAEEVRSCKPVYETIPGWKIPVDDARRLEDLPEGAHRYIRRVEELIGFPVGIISVGPDRAQTIFTEQTKLDLAIA, encoded by the coding sequence GTGCCAGGAACTTGTGTGATAGGGCTGCAGTGGGGCGATGAAGCGAAGGGAAAGCTCGTCGATTTGCTGGCCAAAGACTACGAAATGGTCGTGCGTTACGCTGGCGGTGCCAACGCGGGGCACACGGTCGTCTGCGGCGACGAGACGTACAAACTGCATCATATTCCCAGCGGCATCCTGCATCCTGCGGTCCAGAACATGATCACGCCGGGCGTGGTGATCAATCCGACGACGCTGTTGGAAGAGATCGACGGTCTGGCTGGGCGCGGGGTTCGTTGTGCCGACAATATGCGGATCAGCGAACGGGCCCACTTGGTCATGCCATGGCACATGATCGAAGATCGGATCATCAACGAGCACCGCGGCGTCGGGAACGAGTCGATCGGCACGACAAATCGTGGCATCGGTCCCTGTTATCGCGATAAGGTGGGACGCACCCATGCGATCCGCATGACCGACCTGATGCAAGCCGATCGCGATGAACGAATCGCAGCGGTCGCCCAACAAAAATATCGCATTTTGGAAGGCCTGGGCGCGTCGGCTGACGAATTGGCCAGCATCGAGCCGAGCAAAGTTGCTGCGGTCGCCGCTGGCTGGGCCGATCGGTTGCGCGAACTAACCGGCGACACGACGGAGCCTGTTTTGGCCGCCTGTGAAGCGAATCGCAAGGTCTTGTTCGAAGGTGCCCAAGGGGCTCTGTTGGACATCGATCACGGCACGTATCCGTTTGTGACCAGCAGCAACGCATCGGGCGTTGGTGTTTGTGCCGGTGCGGGGGTTCCGCCACGTTGGATCAACGAAGTGGTTGGCGTCTGCAAAGCGTACAGCACGCGCGTCGGTGGCGGTCCGTTCCCGACCGAATTGCACGACGATGTCGGCGAACAGATTCGCAAACTGGGGAACGAATATGGTACGACGACCGGTCGTCCGCGGCGTTGCGGTTGGCTCGACGCGGTCGCGCTGCGATATACGGCTCGGTTGAGTGGCGTCTCGCGATTGTCGTTGATGATGATGGACGTGTTGAGCCATCTGGATGAGATCAAGATCTGTGTCGCGTATGAGATCGACGGCAAACAGACCAAACATTTCCCGTGCCACGCCGAAGAAGTGCGAAGTTGCAAGCCGGTTTACGAAACGATTCCCGGTTGGAAGATTCCAGTCGACGACGCGCGTCGCTTGGAAGATTTGCCCGAAGGGGCGCATCGATATATTCGCCGTGTCGAGGAATTGATCGGTTTCCCAGTGGGAATCATTTCGGTTGGTCCGGATCGTGCGCAAACGATTTTCACAGAGCAAACAAAGCTGGACTTGGCGATCGCTTAA
- a CDS encoding isoprenyl transferase, whose protein sequence is MTQAEPSSSPRADADPGNSLPRHVAIIMDGNGRWAQRRGLPRIEGHRHGVDTVRRTTEKCAALGIEALTLYCFSSENWKRPPVELDFLMHLLEQYLVEERRTLIDNGLRLNMIGRRDRLPAGVLRELEITQQLCADHTGMQLVLAVDYGGRAEIVDAVRQLAAKAQRGELQPDAIDEAMFSEHLYTAGLPDPDLLIRTGGDMRVSNYLLWQISYAELWVTDRSWPDFREEDLMQAIQDFSGRQRRFGGLVPG, encoded by the coding sequence ATGACTCAGGCCGAACCCTCCTCATCGCCCCGCGCCGATGCCGACCCCGGCAACTCGCTTCCCCGGCACGTCGCCATCATTATGGATGGCAACGGTCGCTGGGCGCAGCGGCGTGGGTTGCCGCGCATCGAAGGGCATCGGCACGGGGTCGATACGGTTCGCCGGACGACGGAAAAGTGTGCGGCGCTTGGGATCGAAGCACTGACGCTGTATTGTTTCAGCAGTGAAAATTGGAAGCGGCCGCCGGTCGAACTCGATTTTCTAATGCATCTGTTGGAGCAGTATCTTGTCGAAGAGCGTCGCACGTTGATCGATAACGGTTTGCGATTGAACATGATCGGTCGCCGAGATCGATTGCCCGCTGGGGTGCTTCGCGAGCTGGAGATCACGCAACAGTTGTGTGCCGATCACACGGGGATGCAATTGGTGTTGGCTGTCGATTACGGCGGCCGGGCGGAGATCGTCGATGCGGTTCGGCAGTTGGCCGCCAAGGCGCAGCGGGGCGAATTGCAGCCCGATGCAATCGATGAGGCGATGTTCTCCGAGCATCTCTACACCGCTGGGCTGCCCGACCCCGACCTGTTGATCCGGACCGGAGGGGACATGCGGGTCAGCAATTATCTGTTGTGGCAGATCAGTTACGCCGAGCTCTGGGTGACCGACCGTTCCTGGCCCGACTTCCGCGAGGAAGATCTGATGCAAGCGATCCAGGACTTCTCCGGTCGACAGCGACGTTTTGGCGGTCTTGTGCCTGGTTGA
- a CDS encoding serine/threonine-protein kinase, whose amino-acid sequence MTTTTTTTRDFVRRLRRSELIEVDSLRKSLAAIQTKHGGHLPDDAKVLAEDLIGGGAITQWQAKNLLSGRWKGFFLGKYKLLRQLGVGGMSAVFLAEHAVMRRRVAIKVLPRRRLSNPLNLSRFQQEARTCAMLNHPNVVQVIDFDRVDDQHFMVMEFVDGMDLQRLVQQQGPLRLHRVVEYLRCSASGLQHAHERGIIHRDIKPLNILIHRDGVLKISDLGLARLRYDEDPSLSGETAGVLGTADYVAPEQIRASHLADGRSDLYSLGCTLYFMLTGRAPFAQGTVQQRIANHQTMPPPDVRKLRPDCPTELAEICKRLMAKSPEDRYPTATLLLQAIDRVQWSFSPSGVPISIPDHASSDSLSMGSDSGNGSSAGNAVSISDAPLDDFSLSNTSDDGSDASLDDLLAGIDLPAATPASTATFQPLAPVPASTFSAPAPIGKPTTASVDVGQNKTIIYAGIGMAAFAVVFSVIMSIVFVFSPEDKGRGMIKRSEGGKSGNVVIIGN is encoded by the coding sequence ATGACCACCACCACCACAACAACTCGCGATTTTGTTCGACGTCTGCGCCGCAGCGAACTGATCGAGGTTGATTCGTTGCGGAAGTCGCTGGCGGCGATCCAGACGAAACATGGTGGCCATCTGCCCGACGATGCCAAGGTGCTGGCCGAGGATCTGATCGGCGGAGGGGCGATCACTCAGTGGCAAGCAAAAAATCTGCTCTCGGGTCGCTGGAAAGGCTTCTTCTTAGGCAAATACAAACTGCTGCGTCAGTTGGGCGTTGGCGGGATGAGCGCGGTCTTTCTGGCTGAGCACGCGGTGATGCGACGACGCGTCGCGATCAAGGTGCTGCCGCGACGCCGGTTGAGCAATCCGTTAAATCTTTCGCGTTTCCAGCAGGAGGCCCGGACGTGCGCGATGTTAAATCATCCCAACGTCGTGCAGGTGATCGATTTCGATCGCGTCGACGACCAGCATTTCATGGTGATGGAATTTGTCGATGGGATGGATCTGCAACGATTGGTGCAACAACAGGGGCCGCTGCGATTGCATCGCGTGGTCGAATACCTGCGGTGCAGCGCGTCGGGCTTGCAGCACGCTCATGAACGGGGGATCATCCATCGCGACATCAAGCCGTTGAATATTCTGATCCATCGCGACGGCGTGCTGAAGATCTCCGATCTCGGTTTGGCGCGGTTGCGGTACGACGAAGATCCGTCGCTATCGGGAGAGACCGCAGGGGTTTTGGGGACCGCCGACTACGTCGCGCCGGAGCAGATCCGCGCCAGTCATTTGGCTGACGGTCGATCCGATCTCTACAGCCTCGGCTGCACGCTCTATTTTATGCTCACCGGTCGGGCGCCGTTCGCACAAGGGACGGTGCAGCAGCGGATTGCAAATCACCAAACGATGCCGCCACCGGATGTTCGCAAGCTGCGCCCCGATTGCCCGACGGAACTGGCTGAAATCTGCAAGCGTTTGATGGCCAAAAGTCCGGAGGACCGTTACCCCACGGCGACGTTGTTGTTGCAAGCGATCGATCGGGTGCAGTGGAGCTTTAGTCCCTCGGGAGTGCCGATTTCGATACCGGATCATGCGTCGAGTGATTCGCTGTCGATGGGGAGCGATTCGGGCAACGGATCGAGCGCTGGCAATGCGGTCTCGATCTCCGATGCGCCCCTGGACGATTTTTCGCTGTCCAATACGTCCGACGATGGCAGTGACGCAAGCCTCGATGATCTGTTGGCGGGGATCGATTTGCCCGCGGCGACGCCGGCGAGCACGGCCACGTTCCAGCCGCTGGCCCCCGTTCCGGCCTCCACGTTTTCCGCACCGGCGCCGATAGGAAAACCGACGACAGCGTCGGTCGATGTGGGACAAAACAAAACGATCATCTACGCCGGAATCGGGATGGCCGCGTTTGCGGTGGTCTTTAGCGTGATCATGTCGATCGTGTTCGTCTTTTCCCCCGAGGACAAAGGCCGCGGGATGATCAAGCGATCCGAGGGGGGCAAGTCGGGGAACGTCGTGATCATCGGCAATTGA
- a CDS encoding nitroreductase family protein, translating into MQQASIHQLIRSRRTIKPAQMDPRPIAREVIETLLEDANWAPTHGLTEPWRFTIFAGDARTRLAQLLSQTYREITPPAEFKQNKFDSFAVNPTLAPLVIAIGMKRQPSKKISEIDEIAAVACAVQNIHLSATAFGLGGFWSSNAAACSDAIRDLMGLDTDDRVLGLFYLGYPASDWPAGSRQPIADKVRWESE; encoded by the coding sequence ATGCAGCAAGCATCGATACACCAACTGATTCGCTCGCGACGCACGATCAAGCCAGCCCAGATGGATCCGCGTCCGATCGCTCGCGAAGTGATCGAGACGCTGCTCGAAGATGCCAACTGGGCCCCAACCCATGGGCTAACCGAACCGTGGCGATTTACGATCTTTGCCGGCGACGCGCGCACGCGGTTGGCTCAACTCCTCTCGCAAACCTATCGCGAAATCACACCACCGGCCGAATTCAAGCAGAACAAATTCGACAGCTTTGCCGTCAACCCAACGCTCGCGCCACTGGTGATCGCGATCGGCATGAAGCGACAGCCCAGCAAGAAGATCTCCGAGATCGATGAGATCGCCGCCGTCGCTTGTGCGGTGCAAAACATCCACCTCTCGGCAACCGCCTTTGGACTGGGCGGTTTCTGGTCGTCCAACGCCGCCGCCTGCAGCGATGCGATCCGCGACCTGATGGGACTCGACACCGACGACCGCGTCCTGGGGCTGTTCTATCTCGGCTATCCCGCCAGCGATTGGCCCGCGGGCTCGCGCCAACCGATCGCCGATAAAGTCCGTTGGGAATCGGAGTGA
- a CDS encoding IS1182 family transposase: MGWAQPKENREQLVLFAEKLDDAVPIEHPVRTIDAMLGKIDWSNWEASYDLTKGQPPIHPRVIAGVILYGLLKRVRTSRALEEALQFRLDFRWLAEGRSIDHSTIARFRTSNAGAIGDLFVQIGLIAQQMGHLTLRSLGYDGTRLRASNRRSGTRTPDELRQAKKQLTAEFEEHRQAVEQAQDSEDEIFDAAAAADKEEQLSRQSQQIDSALAELERIQSEGKKVPDRLPITDPQSRIAKNKEGGFAPNYTPTATVDADSGLIAAADVISGIDEQSHMHGAIDQVRESFMEGDREGEVQVLADGLMATGENIAACKDKHVDFYTPAGPENPAYRKDPSQPIAAEKIDRLPVRGKKPKKGEQDERTFDKSAFLYDAEADVYYCPMGKTLERKSRRKDHTGAERFLYRADKRDCSGCSLRTKCFKNSRNQYGGRIECGVHEQAKTSHTRRMQRDCSRTKYALRAAVTERPFALIKHHFGVREFLVRGLEKVRCEWQWLCIAHNVHRLLCLAPHLARACVP, encoded by the coding sequence ATGGGCTGGGCACAACCGAAAGAAAATCGCGAACAGCTCGTTCTTTTCGCTGAAAAACTTGATGACGCCGTCCCTATCGAGCATCCGGTTCGCACCATCGATGCGATGCTCGGCAAGATCGATTGGTCGAACTGGGAGGCTAGCTACGACCTCACCAAAGGACAGCCGCCAATTCATCCTCGCGTCATCGCCGGGGTCATTCTCTACGGGCTACTCAAACGCGTGCGAACCTCCCGGGCACTGGAGGAAGCTTTGCAATTTCGCTTGGACTTTCGCTGGCTGGCCGAAGGACGCTCGATCGACCACAGCACCATCGCCCGCTTTCGCACCTCCAACGCCGGGGCTATCGGCGACCTGTTTGTTCAAATCGGCCTGATTGCTCAACAGATGGGGCATCTCACATTGCGGTCACTCGGCTATGACGGCACGCGCCTGCGAGCAAGCAACCGCCGCAGCGGCACGCGGACGCCGGACGAACTTCGCCAGGCCAAGAAGCAACTCACCGCCGAGTTTGAAGAACATCGCCAAGCCGTTGAGCAGGCTCAGGACAGCGAAGACGAAATCTTCGACGCTGCGGCGGCAGCCGACAAAGAAGAGCAACTCTCTCGCCAGAGCCAGCAGATTGACTCGGCCCTTGCCGAGCTCGAGCGGATTCAAAGCGAAGGCAAGAAGGTTCCCGATCGCTTGCCGATCACCGACCCGCAAAGCCGGATCGCCAAAAACAAGGAAGGCGGCTTCGCACCGAACTACACCCCAACGGCCACGGTCGATGCCGATAGCGGGCTGATCGCCGCAGCCGATGTGATCAGCGGCATTGATGAACAGAGCCACATGCACGGGGCGATCGATCAGGTTCGCGAGAGCTTCATGGAAGGCGATCGCGAGGGTGAGGTCCAGGTGCTGGCCGACGGATTGATGGCAACCGGTGAGAACATTGCTGCCTGCAAGGACAAGCACGTCGACTTCTACACGCCAGCGGGACCGGAGAACCCGGCGTACCGCAAAGATCCAAGTCAACCGATCGCAGCCGAAAAGATTGACCGACTTCCTGTTCGCGGCAAGAAGCCGAAGAAGGGTGAGCAGGACGAGCGGACGTTTGACAAGTCAGCATTCCTGTACGATGCCGAGGCGGACGTTTACTACTGCCCGATGGGCAAGACACTCGAGCGCAAGAGCCGGCGCAAAGATCACACCGGTGCCGAGCGTTTCCTTTACCGAGCCGACAAGCGAGACTGTTCGGGTTGTTCACTTCGGACGAAGTGTTTCAAGAACAGTCGCAATCAATATGGTGGCCGGATCGAGTGCGGTGTCCACGAACAAGCCAAGACTTCGCACACGCGTCGGATGCAGAGGGACTGCTCACGCACAAAATACGCTCTTCGAGCGGCGGTAACCGAACGTCCTTTCGCGTTGATCAAGCATCACTTTGGTGTTCGTGAGTTCCTTGTGCGCGGCCTAGAGAAGGTTCGTTGCGAGTGGCAATGGTTGTGCATCGCTCACAATGTTCATCGCTTGCTGTGTCTGGCTCCCCATCTTGCACGAGCGTGCGTTCCATAA
- a CDS encoding TIGR00282 family metallophosphoesterase has translation MRLLFLGDIVGKPGVQACVAMVPGLRDELQTDLVIVNAENSADGSGLTVKQFQKLAAHGIDAFTMGDHIYRKREITPVLESDPRIVKPANYPPSAPGKTFAVLETQSGVKVAIVSLMGRVYMRPVDCPFAAADRVLAEIPGDVKVRFVDLHAEATSDKQLLGRYLDGRVSAALGTHTHVPTADARILPGGTAFMCDVGMSGAYDSIIGREIDPVMQTTLTFTPTYFHVASKDVRLCGAVIDIDPKTGKATAIERFERSWNGSA, from the coding sequence TTGCGTTTATTGTTTTTAGGAGACATCGTCGGCAAGCCTGGCGTGCAGGCTTGCGTTGCGATGGTGCCCGGTCTACGCGACGAATTGCAGACCGATTTGGTGATCGTCAACGCGGAGAATTCCGCTGACGGTTCGGGGTTGACCGTCAAGCAATTTCAAAAATTGGCGGCCCACGGAATCGATGCGTTTACGATGGGAGATCATATCTATCGCAAACGCGAGATCACCCCGGTGCTAGAAAGCGATCCGCGGATCGTCAAACCGGCCAACTATCCCCCCTCCGCTCCAGGCAAGACCTTTGCCGTTCTGGAGACGCAATCGGGAGTCAAAGTGGCAATCGTCTCGTTGATGGGACGCGTCTACATGCGGCCTGTCGATTGCCCCTTCGCCGCCGCGGATCGCGTGTTGGCGGAGATTCCCGGCGACGTGAAAGTTCGTTTTGTCGATCTGCACGCCGAAGCGACAAGCGACAAACAGTTGTTGGGGCGGTATCTGGACGGCCGCGTCAGCGCAGCGCTTGGAACGCACACGCATGTTCCCACCGCGGACGCTCGCATCCTGCCTGGCGGCACCGCGTTTATGTGCGATGTGGGAATGAGTGGCGCGTACGACAGTATCATCGGCCGCGAGATCGACCCCGTGATGCAGACGACGCTAACGTTTACGCCGACCTACTTTCATGTCGCCAGTAAAGACGTCCGATTATGCGGCGCGGTGATCGACATCGATCCCAAGACCGGCAAAGCGACGGCGATCGAGAGATTTGAACGATCGTGGAACGGCAGCGCGTAA
- a CDS encoding kelch repeat-containing protein — MKSHPFRLLQLCAALFVLIGTTASAHFPWLAIDDDRHPILYFGEDVTDRQYHLPESLAEYPLAHLDADGKRTALSMQPIDNDDLIGLRAEAAVPASGSIVGSQTYGLMRGSKLVYYTQQLLDTDPAKWATTAPAGIDLAASLIPHEDGIRVVVTFKGKPLPEVDVKLYCDDGDEEGSATTDEQGAVVFTGEQLESGYNALRVGFTDKQETGKWKDEAFEGAAHYLTVAFPWQLASEATPVAKDQVSVSPTKMADLPEELTSFGGAIAGGKLYVYGGHTGTAHSYSTAEQSNRLWALDLQQPSEWKKLPAGPRMQGLAMVAHGDKLIRVGGFTAMNAEGEDHDLHSQSTVSQFDPATNQWTDLAPLPEPRSSLGAAILGDVVYVAGGWAMGDAEENVWHQTAWKMDLSKTPATWEPIAAPAFQRRAVSVSAHDGKIYVIGGMGHEGKPSTRTDIYDPKTDTWTEGASLIGKPMTGFGNAAYSLAGQLYVTAIDGTIQRLRSDGKQWEIVGQCDPGRFFHVMLPLDKRSLILIGGANMSIGKFTDIERIDIK, encoded by the coding sequence ATGAAATCTCACCCCTTCCGTTTGCTTCAACTGTGCGCGGCGCTTTTTGTGTTGATCGGCACAACCGCCAGTGCCCACTTTCCTTGGCTTGCGATCGACGACGATCGACATCCGATCCTCTACTTCGGTGAAGATGTCACCGACCGCCAGTACCATCTGCCCGAATCGCTCGCCGAATATCCGCTGGCGCATCTGGACGCCGACGGCAAGCGAACCGCCCTGTCGATGCAGCCGATCGACAACGACGATCTGATCGGTCTGCGAGCCGAAGCGGCAGTACCGGCCAGCGGCAGCATCGTCGGTTCCCAAACTTACGGTCTGATGCGTGGCAGCAAGCTGGTCTACTACACACAACAATTGCTCGACACCGATCCTGCGAAGTGGGCAACAACTGCTCCCGCCGGAATCGATCTCGCCGCCAGCCTGATTCCCCACGAAGACGGGATCCGCGTCGTGGTCACTTTTAAAGGCAAGCCGTTGCCTGAGGTCGACGTAAAACTTTATTGCGACGACGGAGATGAAGAGGGTTCGGCGACGACCGACGAACAAGGAGCTGTCGTCTTTACCGGTGAACAGCTGGAGTCGGGGTACAACGCCTTGCGCGTTGGCTTCACCGACAAGCAGGAGACGGGCAAATGGAAGGACGAAGCCTTCGAAGGGGCCGCACATTATCTGACCGTCGCCTTTCCATGGCAGCTGGCCAGCGAAGCGACTCCGGTGGCGAAGGATCAGGTTTCAGTAAGCCCAACCAAGATGGCCGACCTGCCTGAGGAGCTGACCAGTTTTGGCGGAGCGATCGCTGGCGGCAAGCTGTACGTCTACGGCGGCCACACCGGCACGGCGCACTCGTATTCGACAGCTGAGCAATCGAACCGGTTGTGGGCGTTGGATCTACAACAACCGAGCGAGTGGAAAAAATTGCCCGCCGGACCGCGGATGCAAGGCTTGGCGATGGTCGCTCACGGCGACAAACTGATCCGCGTCGGCGGCTTCACCGCGATGAATGCGGAAGGCGAGGACCACGACCTGCACTCGCAATCGACTGTCAGCCAGTTCGATCCGGCGACCAACCAGTGGACCGACTTGGCGCCGTTGCCCGAGCCGCGGTCGTCGCTCGGCGCAGCGATCTTGGGAGACGTCGTCTACGTCGCCGGCGGTTGGGCGATGGGAGATGCCGAAGAAAACGTATGGCATCAAACCGCCTGGAAAATGGATCTCAGCAAGACGCCCGCGACCTGGGAACCGATTGCGGCCCCGGCGTTTCAGCGTCGGGCTGTCAGCGTCAGTGCGCACGACGGAAAGATCTACGTGATCGGCGGAATGGGGCACGAGGGGAAACCGAGCACGCGAACCGACATCTACGATCCCAAGACCGACACCTGGACCGAGGGGGCAAGTCTGATCGGCAAACCGATGACCGGATTCGGCAACGCCGCCTATTCGTTGGCCGGACAACTGTATGTCACCGCGATCGACGGCACGATCCAACGACTCCGCAGCGACGGCAAGCAGTGGGAAATCGTGGGCCAATGCGATCCGGGCCGCTTCTTCCACGTCATGCTTCCGCTGGACAAACGCTCGTTAATCCTTATTGGCGGAGCGAACATGTCGATTGGAAAATTCACCGACATCGAGCGGATTGATATCAAATAG
- a CDS encoding carboxypeptidase regulatory-like domain-containing protein, which produces MRTASLCMLMAGGLLFAGCTQADGPPRVAVNGQVTLDGKPLDDALLRFVPKADARGSCVLLQAGQFAIEPTDGPSPGDFDVVVTPNAPDAEQAFERIRSGQRDPLKARSVPASYQKPGRLTATVTADGSNEFRFELTSR; this is translated from the coding sequence ATGAGAACCGCCAGCCTATGCATGTTGATGGCTGGTGGACTGTTGTTCGCCGGCTGCACCCAAGCCGATGGGCCGCCCCGCGTGGCGGTGAACGGACAAGTGACCCTCGATGGTAAACCGCTGGACGATGCGTTGTTGCGGTTTGTACCCAAGGCGGACGCTCGTGGCAGCTGCGTTCTTTTGCAAGCTGGCCAGTTTGCTATCGAACCGACCGATGGCCCTTCGCCAGGCGATTTTGATGTCGTTGTGACTCCCAACGCACCCGACGCGGAACAGGCTTTTGAACGGATCCGTTCGGGACAGCGAGATCCCTTGAAGGCCAGAAGCGTTCCGGCCTCCTACCAGAAACCGGGGCGATTGACCGCCACGGTGACAGCGGACGGGAGCAACGAATTTCGCTTCGAGCTGACATCGCGATAA
- a CDS encoding DUF1559 domain-containing protein produces the protein MPVRTFSISRRRVAAERRSAFTLVELLVVIAIIGILVSLLLPAVQAAREAARRMQCSNNMKQIGLALHNYHDTYRMFPEGSRLSNFMGPLTAVLPYLEAANTYQQFDFSLSYSDPYNQAVASQEIATYLCPSMTMPRQVPDDSNGETGGPTSYLACEGTGAYMVKADGMFGLNWTSYGYNNPATRFRDITDGTSSTIAYGETTYDMPDYLWTAPAADAGKVKWGTARWVLGYPAVSLGTTLKELNVHNAANNGGFQSMHPGGVQFLYGDGSVRFGAETADRDLLNALATRNGGEVVGEGL, from the coding sequence ATGCCTGTACGTACCTTCTCAATTTCCCGCCGCCGTGTCGCGGCTGAGCGTCGATCCGCGTTTACTTTGGTTGAGCTGTTGGTCGTGATCGCGATCATCGGCATCTTGGTCAGTCTGCTGCTGCCCGCCGTACAAGCGGCTCGCGAGGCGGCTCGTCGGATGCAGTGCAGCAACAACATGAAGCAGATCGGGCTGGCGCTGCACAACTACCACGACACCTATCGGATGTTTCCCGAAGGCTCGCGGTTGAGCAATTTCATGGGACCGTTGACCGCCGTGCTGCCCTACCTGGAAGCGGCCAACACGTATCAACAATTCGATTTCAGCCTCTCGTATTCGGATCCGTACAACCAAGCGGTCGCATCGCAAGAGATTGCGACTTATCTGTGCCCTTCGATGACGATGCCTCGCCAAGTGCCCGATGACAGCAATGGCGAGACCGGTGGTCCCACCAGTTATCTCGCCTGCGAAGGAACCGGCGCATACATGGTCAAAGCCGATGGGATGTTCGGCCTGAACTGGACCTCGTACGGATACAACAATCCGGCGACGCGCTTCCGCGACATCACCGATGGCACCAGTTCGACGATCGCCTATGGCGAGACAACCTATGACATGCCCGACTACTTGTGGACTGCCCCCGCTGCCGACGCGGGGAAGGTGAAATGGGGCACCGCGCGTTGGGTGCTTGGTTATCCGGCCGTCTCCCTCGGCACGACGCTGAAGGAATTGAACGTTCATAACGCTGCCAACAATGGCGGCTTCCAGAGCATGCATCCCGGTGGCGTTCAGTTTCTTTACGGCGATGGCAGCGTTCGGTTTGGTGCCGAGACGGCCGACCGCGATCTGTTGAACGCTTTGGCGACCCGCAACGGCGGCGAAGTGGTGGGAGAAGGACTATGA